The region AAAAGACCTGTGTCCGTGCCATGctgttttgtgattgtttctgtgtctgtcttccccagtagactgtgagctcctcaagggcaggaaATGTGTCTTGCTCATCTCTCTgcccccagcacctagcacagtgctgagTGCCTGACCAGGGGGAGATAGCGGGAGTTGCTGGGGGAGATAGTGGGAGTTGCTGGGGACGGGTGCATCGGTGTCTGGCACGGTGCCTCAGACTGTGTGGGTCCTCAGTCAGCTTGCAtggtgtgtctgtgtgagtgtgGGGGCCCTAAGGGATGGGGTATCTCCAGCAAAGGGCTCATTGCCCTTGCCTCACTTCCCAGCCCCACCTACAAGTGGAAGCGGCAGGTGACCCAGCGGAACCCCGTAGGACAGAAAAAACGAAAGATGTCCCTATTGTTCGACCACCTGGAGCCCTTGGAACTAGCAGAGCATCTCACCTACTTAGAGTATCGCTCCTTCTGCAAGATCCTGGTGCGGCCCAAgggcctttggtccagggtggaGTTTGGGCTGGGGGGGTATTGGTCCTAGGAGGAAcagggttagggtatggggtgggttggggggttTCAGGGTAACCAATGAAGGGCAGCTGGAGGGTGAGGAGTGGCCatctgtggggggaggggcctgcaggggctgaggcctctcctgcccccagtTTCAGGACTATCACAGTTTTGTGACTCATGGCTGCACCGTGGACAACCCCGTCCTGGAGAGATTCATCTCCCTCTTCAACAGTGTCTCACAGTGGGTGCAGCTTATGATTCTCAGCAAGCCTACTGCCCCTCAGCGTGCCCTGGTCATCACGCACTTTGTCCACGTGGCAGAGGtgctttcccctccctcttccccaagcaccctggtgggggagggggttgtgGGGCAGTAGGGTGAGGCCCTCCTTTCCACTCACCCACTGCCTCCTCTCCGGAAAAGCCGGGCCAAATCCTGGGCCTGTTCAATGACTCACTGCCTTCCCCCTCCTCATTTGCACCCCCACAGAAGCTGCTTCACTTGCAGAACTTCAACACTCTGATGGCCGTGGTCGGAGGCCTGAGCCACAGCTCCATCTCCCGCCTCAAGGAGACTCACAGTCATGTTAGCTCTGAGACCATTAAGGTGCCTGGGATAGTGGGGCTCATGGTGTGGTGGTGGTCAGGGGAAGAACCTCATCAAGCCCTGGGCCCAGCTTCCCAGGTCCGGCCTCCCTGAGAACTCCTGGTAGTGTTGGGGGCTGTGCACTCCTGCCCCCATTTGACAGATATGGGAACTGATGCTCAGAGGGGTTCAGTGCTTTTCACAGGTTACACAGTGAGAGTGGCAGAGTAGGGGCTCACAGGGCTGCCTGACCCCAAAGTTTgtgcttttctcctctttttactcatttttttttaacatattgggTGATGTATGTATAGAGATGTATATAAAGCATATGTAGAGattaaagaaaagttataaagaaaacGCTTGTGTAACTACCACCCAGGTCTGAGAAATAGAACATTGCCAGCCCCCGAAGCTCCCAGCACCTTAGAACATAACTCCCTCCCCATCAGAGGTAACCAATGCTATGACTTTCGTAATGATGACGGCCTTGCTCTTCTTTATAGCTTTACCACTTACGTATGAATCTCAAAGCAATATGGGATTTTTGTCGCCTGTTTTTGGATCTTCTATGAATGGAATTCTGTTGTATGTTATTTTATGTCTTGCTTCTTTCAGTTTTACGTTCTGTTACTTAGAGCAGTTGTTCATTCAGTTCTGTTGCcgtataatattttattctaagtcTACCGCAATGGATATAGCTACTCTACCATTGAACATCTGGAGGTCTTCCCAGTTTGGGCTGTTACAATCGACACAGCTAGAAACGTTCTTCTGGATCTTTGTCGTGTGCTGCTtgccttcctgagcctcagtttcttttcctgttaAATGTTGATGATATTCCATGCCCCAGCCTGGTGTAGAGGTGTGGTCCTTGGCAGTGGGTGTTcccttgagctcatgacccctGAACTCTGACCCCTGGGGCTAAGGGAGACAGTACAGTGCTGGGGGACAGTGAGGGAAGATTTTCAACCTTTCACCCATCCCTGACTCTGACTCCTCATCCTCTCCTATATTTCCAGGGCTGCGGGGGAAAGGCAGTTGAGCCagtgatgtgtgtatgtgtgtgtgacccTCTGCCttttgcctcccctccccagctctgggAAGGTTTGACAGAACTAGTGACGGCCACGAGCAACTATGGCAACTACCGGCGCCGGCTGGCAGCCTGTGTGGGTTTCCGCTTTCCTATCCTGGGTGTACACCTCAAGGAcctggtggctctgcagttggCGCTGCCTGACTGGCTGGACCCTGCCCGGACCCGACTTAATGGGGCCAAGATGAAGCAGCTCTTCAGCATCCTGGAGGAGCTGGCCATGGTGACCAGCCTTCGGCCACCAGTGCAGGCCAACCCTGATCTGCTGAGCCTACTCACGGTGAGGGGTTGGGAGCAGGGATGCTGGGGGGCCGGGCACCAGGGTGGACAACCATACCTGGTTTTAGATTTATGCAAGGCTGTGGATTTGGTCTTGAGTTCTAGGTTCTGATCAAGGAACTGAGATCCAGCCTGGGCTCCAGGGTTTGGAGTGGACTCTGAGATGAGTTCCAGGCTCCAAATGGGGCTATGGACTAAGGTCTGATTTTGAGGCTGGTATGTGGGCTTTTTGTGCTGAGCTTGAAGCTGGGCCTGGGTCCTGGGTTGAGTTCCTGGGAATGGGTTATATTGAAGGCTTAGGGTCCAGCTCTGGGTTCTGGATGCAGGGTGGTTTCTAagtatggtctttttttttttttaaggttttatttatttattcatgaggatgcagagatataggcagagggagaagcaggcttcctgcagggagcctgatgtgagactctatcccaggacccagggatcaagatctgagccaaaggcagatgctcaaccactgagccacccaggcatccctctaaacATGGTCTTGAGCTCTTAGAAAAGGCCTGGGATTGGTCTTGGACGTGGTTTTGGGGTCTAGGATGAGAGTTAGGTTCTAGTCAATCTGGACTAGGTTCTAGACATAGAGCAGGGGCTTGAGTTTTGGGTCTAGTGTGAATTCTTAGTTGTttccaggctctgggctgggatCGGGATTGAAATCTGAGTGGGATTCTGGATGTTGGGTTGGGTTCTAGGTTGGGGCTTAATCTCAGAGCTCTTGGCTATGTTCTGACCTAGATTCTTGGCTGGATTCTTGGCAGTGCATTGTGCTCCAGGTTTGGGCCAAGGTGTGGGTGCTGGTTCTTGTGCTAGGCTGGCGTGTGGTTGCTGGCTCAATCTcttgacactgagatcatgactggaggcAAAATCCAGGCTgcacacttaactgatggagtcactcaggtgcccttctAGGGTGTTTTCTAAGCTGGACTTTGTCCTGAGTCTAGCATCTGGACTGGGTTCCAGGCTGAGTTGTGACCTCTAGGTGGACCTATGACCCTGGGCTCTGGACAGTCGGCTCTTGAGGACAGCAGGGGCAGTGGGTGTGATCAGACCTGTGTGTCCCAGGTATCTCTGGATCAGTATCAGACAGAGGATGAACTCTACCAGCTGTCCCTGCAGCGGGAGCCACGCTCCAAGTCCTCGGTGAGATAGGGAATCCCTGCTTCCTAACTCTGCCTAATGTCTTCCTCCCCTACTTCTGCCCTTCCTGAAAATCTCAGGACGGGAGGGTAAGCAGAGCTCTCAGAGGCTACCTCACCTCTCTAGCTTGTTGGGCAGGCAGGCTCCCTTCTCCCCATGGCCTCCCCGCTCCTCTCCCCTGggctctggcctccctccctcttacTCTCACTCAGTCCTGATCATCCCTGTAGCCAACCAGCCCCACAAGCTGCACCCCACCTCCCCGGCCCCCAGTGCTGGATGAGTGGACCTCAGCTGCCAAACCCAAGCTGGACCAGGCACTCCTGGTGGAACACATCGAGAAGATGGTGGAGGTAAGACTGTGGTAGCCAGCTTTGGCCCCTGAGCAGTTGGGAGACAGGTCGGTAGTGGTCAGTGAAGAGTGGTTTTGCCAGGCCACTACCCCCGGATTGATACCAGTGCCATGTTCAAGGGCCAGCGCTCCCTCCCAGAAGGCAAGGGGCATAGCCagtgggtggggttgggggtaggggcgtgagagagggagataaagtGGGAGATGGAGAGCCACTCATGTCTGAGACACCCTTCCTGACATGGACTGAGAACGTGGGCAGGACGGGGCTGTGCCTGTTTTATTTTGCCTCGTGTGTCCCTCTGTGTGCTCCAGTCTGTGTTCCGGAACTTTGACGTCGATGGGGATGGCCACATCTCACAGGAAGAGTTCCAGATCATCCGTGGGAACTTCCCTTACCTCAGCGCCTTTGGGGACCTCGACCAGAACCAGTGAggagagctgggggctgggggagcgggAAGGCAGGCTCACTTCCCCTCCGTGTCAGCTTCCTCCTGTGCAAGATGAGGCCACTAAACCAGATGATCTCGGCAGAGGAAGCTACCAATGCAGGGAGGGGCTCTCATCTCAGGGGAGAGGTTGCTGGCTGTGGAGGCACAGGGTTACCCCACTTGTTCAGATGGGGGGGGCTCCACCTGAAGCTTGCAAAGACTGGCCTGGGGACAGAAGTGCTGCTTTACTTGTGGAGCTCATAGCTGGCAAAAAGTGTGGGCAAGTTCAATTCCTGGGTAGCCTGTtttaatgaatagaaaagaaaggccTGTAATTAGCAGCACCCACGTACTTATCAACAATTCACATATTGACAATTTGGACAAACAGCTGGTTCCCTGAAGTAGGTAGGACATGTACCCCACAACCATGTTTCATATCCTTGTTTTGCTGAACTCCAGTCAAAATTTATAGTCCGACTCGGGTCGAGTTATATTTTAATGTTACTCATATTtcaaaaatctgttgttttttttcatattgcaAAACTCCGTggtgaaaaagaaatccaggtaGTAAAATAGATTTATGGTGAACAAAGCCCATGAAGTAAGAAGTGAaagttccttttttcctctccGATCTTTCCTATCAGGAGAGGTTATATTATCTTTAGCAACATGTTAGCAGTGTTACTGGCTTGGCAACACtgtatccttttttttgttttttaagattttatttatttattcatgatagtcacagagagagagagagagagagagagagagagagagaggagagagagaggcagagacacaggcagagggagaagcaggctccatgcaccgggagcccgatgtgggattccatcccgggtctccaggatcgcgccccgggccaaaggcaggcgccaaaccgctgcgccacccagggatcccaacactgtatccttccagtctttttttttttctccaagcatGTACAAGTTGATTTTGTTTGTCTGGGTCTGTTCCATGGACAAACAGGAGTATCCTATACATCTGGCTCTGCCCATGGTGCTGGTTGTAGTTGCTTTGTTTCTGCTTCTAAGAACTGAGTCCGAGTTCTAGGTTAGGTCCCTGGGTTGGTGGGTGGATTTTTTTCCCAGGTCCCATTTTCAGTAAGGGGTCAGCCCTTGGAGACCTTGGATATAGCTTCACGCAGGGGTTTCACCCTTAACTCTCCACCTTCTGCATGCCCCAAGCTTCGTGCCCAGCTCATCTGGGTATCAAAACCCAGCACCTGGCtcactgtggggtggggggaccagcacccccccccctccaaggGCAGCCACAGCATCTGCTCCTCACTCCCTGTCTCAGCTTGAAGCTTGCTCTTTGTTTCTGTAACCCGGGGATTACCATTTCTTTCTCGAAAACTCACCTGTGCATTTAAAGCAAATCTGGATGTATTTTAACTAGGATCTATGTATTTGTAGCAGTAGGGTTTTCAGGTTTTTGtgtcattgttgttttttaatcactGTCTCGGTAGAACTGCACAtcttgtttttttgcttttgtttttgtttcccacTTAACCCTTTACCATGGACAGCTTTCCATGCTGCTTCACGCAGAACGACCTCATTCTTTAGAATGGTTGCAGTGGATCCCACTATGTAGCTGGGCCTTCATTTGCCTCACTATTCTCCTGCTGATGGACATGTAGACTGTTCCCAGTTTTTCGCTATTAATATACGccatgctgctgtgaacatcttTGTACCAATGCACTCAGGCCACTATTTCTGTAGgagaaattcctagaagtgggatAATTGGATCAAAAGATATGCACATTCTAAATTAGGAGAGAGACTGCCAAAGTGACCTCAGGCAAGGTTGTGCTGGCTTGCACCCCCATCAGCAGTGAACAAGTGCCCATTTCCCAACTTCCTTGCCAACAGTGGACAGTATAATAAGCTTTACAATTTTGTCAGTCTAATTGGCAAATGGTGTCTTGGTTAAATTTGAATCTCTTCAATACTAGTGGGGGTAggatatcttttcatatgtttattggcctcTTATATTTCTTCTGTGGACTGCCTGTTCATATTCTTTGTCCATTATTCCACTGGATTTGTTGGTCTTTTTCTCATCGAATTTCAGAATCTCTGTTAATGGATATTAACCCTTTGCTGTTGAACCTGttcgcaaatattttctcccagtctgtcatttatgttgtcttttgccatataaaattttttaaaaatgtcgtGTGCTCAGTATGtcagtcttttcctttatggcttCTCCAATGTGTGTTATGTGTAGAAAGACCCTCATCTCCTGGAAATTACAAAGATATTCTCTTACACCTTTTCAGATACtttgataattttatcttttttacattAGCGTTCTCAGTTCAGTGAGGAATCTAGGgtgatatttttttgtaaatggcCAGTGGGCCCCCAAATGCCCTATTGAACTGAAGGATCACCTGGATCACGTCATGGACCCCTACATATAATGGGCAGGAACTTCCAACAATGACCAGCCCTGACAGAAATAGTTCCTGGTGGCCTAGGACCTGTTAATGACACAGACACTATTGTAAATGCTTCATATCCGCTGCCTCACTTAATCCTCGCAAAAACTCCCTGAGGCACAGGGATTATCACAATCCGCATTtgtagaagaagaaactgaggcacagggagattTAACTACcccaaaggtcacacagccaggaagtagCAGACCAGAACTTGAACTGTGGTCTGTATCCAGAGCATGTGGTCACTCTTTCCCTAAAATGTGTTGATGGGTGAGGAAAGGGTTCTGTGGGAAGCCCTGGATTATGTGGGGAACCCAGAGCGCAGGTGTCTTTCTGGCATTCACTCACATGACAGTGAGACCCAGGCAGCTTTTTCCAATCTTGCCTGGTCCTGGAGCTCATCAGAAATCTCTTAATTCTTAGGGCTCCCAACTGGTGTTCCAAAGAgctcactttggaaaacaatgtggGAAAGTGCACAGCCCTTTTAGTTAGTATCCACGCCAAGTGTGTAAAGTGGGCAGGACAGGCCTTATGATCGCCATTTTTGTGGTGAGGAAACCCGGGGAGAGTGACTTACCCAAGACCTCACAAGTAGTATCGGCCCCCATTCACCCCCTCCAAGCATCTGCCTGCCTTCGGCTAGCGTCTCTCTCCTGCACCAGGAGTTCAAAATCAGGAGTGGGGTGAGGATCTTTTATTTGGTAGGGAGGTTCCCAGTGGGATGGATTAGGCCGGTGGTGGGTggtccccgggggagggggccccCCCCTGAGGCGCTCCCCCTCCCCCGACAGGGATGGCTGCATCAGCAGGGAGGAGATGGTCTCTTACTTCCTGCGCTCCAGCTCGGTGCTGGGCGGCCGCATGGGCTTCGTGCACAACTTCCACGAGAGCAGCTCCCTGCGCCCGGTTGCCTGCCGCCACTGCAAGGCCCTGGTGAGCCCCCGCCCCAGCCAcgcccctccggccccgccccggccccgcccctgccgaGCCTGCTTAGCTGTGGCGACCTCCCTAATTCCGCCTGCGTCTCCTCTCGGGGTGCTGCGCCTACCTAGCCAGCTCCGGGGCGCCGCACCAGGGTCagtcccagcccctgcccttgaGAAGGAAGACA is a window of Vulpes lagopus strain Blue_001 chromosome 11, ASM1834538v1, whole genome shotgun sequence DNA encoding:
- the RASGRP2 gene encoding RAS guanyl-releasing protein 2 isoform X1; its protein translation is MAGALDLDKGCTVEELLRGCIEAFDDSGKVRDPQLVRMFLMMHPWYIPSSQLAAKLLHIYQQSRKDNSNSLQVKTCHLVRYWISAFPAEFDLNPELAEQIKELKALLDQEGNRRHSSLIDIESVPTYKWKRQVTQRNPVGQKKRKMSLLFDHLEPLELAEHLTYLEYRSFCKILFQDYHSFVTHGCTVDNPVLERFISLFNSVSQWVQLMILSKPTAPQRALVITHFVHVAEKLLHLQNFNTLMAVVGGLSHSSISRLKETHSHVSSETIKLWEGLTELVTATSNYGNYRRRLAACVGFRFPILGVHLKDLVALQLALPDWLDPARTRLNGAKMKQLFSILEELAMVTSLRPPVQANPDLLSLLTVSLDQYQTEDELYQLSLQREPRSKSSPTSPTSCTPPPRPPVLDEWTSAAKPKLDQALLVEHIEKMVESVFRNFDVDGDGHISQEEFQIIRGNFPYLSAFGDLDQNQDGCISREEMVSYFLRSSSVLGGRMGFVHNFHESSSLRPVACRHCKALILGIYKQGLKCRACGVNCHKQCKDRLSVECRRRAQSVSLEGSAPSPSPTHHRAFSFSLPRPGRRGSRPPEIREEEVQAVEDGVFDIHL
- the RASGRP2 gene encoding RAS guanyl-releasing protein 2 isoform X2, whose translation is MAGALDLDKGCTVEELLRGCIEAFDDSGKVRDPQLVRMFLMMHPWYIPSSQLAAKLLHIYQQSRKDNSNSLQVKTCHLVSRYWISAFPAEFDLNPELAEQIKELKALLDQEGNRRHSSLIDIESVPTYKWKRQVTQRNPVGQKKRKMSLLFDHLEPLELAEHLTYLEYRSFCKILFQDYHSFVTHGCTVDNPVLERFISLFNSVSQWVQLMILSKPTAPQRALVITHFVHVAEKLLHLQNFNTLMAVVGGLSHSSISRLKETHSHVSSETIKLWEGLTELVTATSNYGNYRRRLAACVGFRFPILGVHLKDLVALQLALPDWLDPARTRLNGAKMKQLFSILEELAMVTSLRPPVQANPDLLSLLTVSLDQYQTEDELYQLSLQREPRSKSSPTSPTSCTPPPRPPVLDEWTSAAKPKLDQALLVEHIEKMVESVFRNFDVDGDGHISQEEFQIIRGNFPYLSAFGDLDQNQDGCISREEMVSYFLRSSSVLGGRMGFVHNFHESSSLRPVACRHCKALILGIYKQGLKCRACGVNCHKQCKDRLSVECRRRAQSVSLEGSAPSPSPTHHRAFSFSLPRPGRRGSRPPEIREEEVQAVEDGVFDIHL
- the RASGRP2 gene encoding RAS guanyl-releasing protein 2 isoform X3; this translates as MFLMMHPWYIPSSQLAAKLLHIYQQSRKDNSNSLQVKTCHLVSRYWISAFPAEFDLNPELAEQIKELKALLDQEGNRRHSSLIDIESVPTYKWKRQVTQRNPVGQKKRKMSLLFDHLEPLELAEHLTYLEYRSFCKILFQDYHSFVTHGCTVDNPVLERFISLFNSVSQWVQLMILSKPTAPQRALVITHFVHVAEKLLHLQNFNTLMAVVGGLSHSSISRLKETHSHVSSETIKLWEGLTELVTATSNYGNYRRRLAACVGFRFPILGVHLKDLVALQLALPDWLDPARTRLNGAKMKQLFSILEELAMVTSLRPPVQANPDLLSLLTVSLDQYQTEDELYQLSLQREPRSKSSPTSPTSCTPPPRPPVLDEWTSAAKPKLDQALLVEHIEKMVESVFRNFDVDGDGHISQEEFQIIRGNFPYLSAFGDLDQNQDGCISREEMVSYFLRSSSVLGGRMGFVHNFHESSSLRPVACRHCKALILGIYKQGLKCRACGVNCHKQCKDRLSVECRRRAQSVSLEGSAPSPSPTHHRAFSFSLPRPGRRGSRPPEIREEEVQAVEDGVFDIHL